In Argonema galeatum A003/A1, one DNA window encodes the following:
- a CDS encoding STAS-like domain-containing protein: MNSLIYSHPQTENTVKIVVTEVIGDNLCIASDDGQKVYELIATAFKEGKNVILSFKNGEDITPAFLSDAIGHLYATFPEEQIQTSLSVIDIDTDDADMIDDAIYWTKQYLKDPQRFEAAAREAFGDYYE, from the coding sequence ATGAATTCCTTAATTTACTCCCATCCCCAAACCGAGAATACCGTCAAAATTGTGGTAACGGAAGTTATCGGAGACAATTTGTGTATAGCCTCAGATGACGGACAGAAAGTTTATGAACTGATTGCAACAGCTTTTAAAGAAGGTAAAAATGTGATTCTTTCGTTTAAAAATGGTGAGGATATCACTCCTGCTTTCTTAAGCGATGCGATCGGTCATTTGTACGCCACGTTTCCCGAAGAGCAAATTCAAACATCACTCAGCGTAATTGATATAGATACTGATGATGCGGACATGATTGATGACGCAATTTATTGGACAAAGCAGTATTTAAAAGACCCGCAGAGATTTGAGGCAGCTGCACGGGAAGCTTTCGG
- a CDS encoding M3 family metallopeptidase gives MSDNATITENPLLIGKGLPPFEAIKPEYVVPAFEHLLAKLDADLDSLSAQLEPTWSGLVEPLDRLKDPLNWSWGAVSHLMGVKNSPELRLAHETVQPKLVQFYNKLSQSKPIYDAFKALRESDRWDTLEPAQQRIVEAAIKDAELSGVGLSGEQKERFNAIQLELAELSTKFSNHVLDATKAFSLTLTSFEEVDGLPPSLLSLAAQSARAAGEENATPENGPWRITLDFPSYGPFMQHSTRRDLREKLYKAFISRASSGELDNKPSIDRILQLRKEKAALLGFNSYAELSLARKMAPSVEAVEGLLEELRRVSYDAAVKDLEELKAFAAAKGVEESSDLKHWDVSFWSERQREEKFAFNAEELRPYFPLPQVLDGLFSLAKRLFGVTITAADGTAPVWHEDVRYFQIADETGTPIAYFYLDPFSRPAEKRGGAWMDECIVRAKIIENGTSTTRLPVAYLVCNQTPPIDDKPSLMTFGEVETLFHEFGHGLQHMLTKVDYPGASGINNIEWDAVELPSQFMENWCYHQETLFGMAKHYETGETLPEHYYQKLLAARNYMSGSVTLRQVHFSSLDIELHHRYQPGGDETPADVRNRLAKTTTILPPLPEDAFLCAFGHIFAGGYAAGYYSYKWAEVLSADAFAAFEEAGLEDEKALTNTGLRFRDTVLASGGSLHPMEVFKAFRGREPSVVALLRHNGLVAA, from the coding sequence ATGAGTGACAACGCTACTATTACTGAGAACCCTTTGCTAATTGGCAAAGGATTGCCCCCGTTTGAAGCCATTAAGCCAGAGTATGTGGTGCCTGCTTTTGAACACCTGCTGGCTAAACTAGACGCCGATCTGGACAGCTTGTCAGCTCAGTTAGAGCCGACTTGGAGCGGTTTGGTAGAGCCACTAGATCGCCTGAAAGATCCCCTAAACTGGAGTTGGGGCGCGGTGAGCCATTTGATGGGCGTCAAGAATAGCCCCGAACTGCGCCTAGCCCACGAAACTGTGCAGCCAAAACTGGTGCAGTTTTACAACAAGCTCAGCCAAAGCAAACCTATCTACGACGCTTTTAAGGCATTGCGTGAGAGCGATCGCTGGGATACTCTAGAACCAGCACAACAGCGCATTGTGGAAGCAGCCATCAAAGACGCAGAACTTTCTGGCGTCGGTTTGTCAGGCGAACAGAAAGAGCGTTTCAATGCCATTCAACTGGAACTGGCAGAACTTTCCACCAAATTTTCCAACCACGTACTCGACGCCACCAAAGCCTTTAGCCTTACCCTGACAAGCTTTGAGGAAGTTGACGGATTACCCCCAAGCTTACTGAGTTTAGCAGCACAATCGGCGCGTGCTGCGGGTGAAGAAAACGCCACCCCTGAGAATGGCCCTTGGCGGATCACCTTAGATTTCCCCAGTTATGGCCCTTTCATGCAGCATAGCACCCGTCGAGATTTGCGCGAAAAGCTGTATAAAGCTTTCATCAGCCGCGCTTCTAGTGGGGAATTGGATAACAAACCGTCGATCGATCGCATCTTACAATTACGTAAGGAAAAAGCAGCGCTGCTCGGCTTTAACAGTTACGCTGAATTAAGCTTAGCCCGCAAAATGGCTCCTTCTGTTGAAGCAGTAGAAGGTTTGCTAGAAGAACTGCGCCGCGTTAGTTACGATGCTGCTGTAAAAGATTTGGAAGAATTGAAAGCATTTGCTGCTGCTAAAGGTGTTGAAGAAAGTAGCGATTTGAAGCACTGGGATGTTAGCTTTTGGTCAGAACGCCAACGGGAAGAAAAATTTGCCTTCAATGCAGAAGAATTGCGCCCTTACTTCCCCTTACCCCAAGTTTTAGATGGGTTGTTCTCATTAGCAAAAAGGTTGTTTGGCGTCACTATCACCGCAGCCGATGGTACTGCACCAGTGTGGCATGAAGATGTGCGTTATTTTCAAATTGCTGATGAAACTGGTACACCAATAGCTTACTTCTATTTAGATCCTTTCAGTCGTCCAGCCGAAAAACGCGGCGGTGCTTGGATGGATGAGTGCATAGTCCGCGCCAAAATCATCGAAAATGGCACATCAACTACTCGCTTACCAGTAGCATATTTGGTGTGCAACCAAACTCCTCCGATAGATGATAAGCCTAGCCTAATGACTTTTGGCGAAGTGGAAACATTGTTCCACGAATTCGGTCACGGCTTGCAACATATGCTGACCAAAGTGGATTATCCGGGAGCATCAGGCATCAATAATATAGAGTGGGATGCTGTCGAATTGCCCAGCCAGTTTATGGAAAACTGGTGCTATCACCAGGAAACACTGTTCGGCATGGCGAAGCATTACGAAACTGGTGAAACGCTGCCAGAACATTATTATCAAAAGCTATTGGCTGCACGCAATTACATGAGTGGCAGTGTAACGTTGCGGCAAGTTCACTTTAGCAGCCTTGACATAGAATTGCACCATCGCTATCAACCTGGTGGCGATGAAACTCCCGCTGATGTACGTAACCGCCTTGCCAAAACCACTACTATTTTGCCACCTTTGCCAGAAGACGCTTTCTTATGTGCGTTTGGGCATATCTTTGCTGGCGGTTATGCAGCTGGTTATTACAGCTACAAGTGGGCGGAGGTATTGAGTGCAGATGCTTTTGCTGCTTTTGAAGAAGCAGGTTTGGAGGATGAGAAAGCTTTAACTAATACTGGTTTGCGATTCCGGGATACGGTGTTAGCTTCTGGTGGTAGTTTGCACCCGATGGAAGTGTTTAAAGCTTTCCGAGGAAGGGAACCGAGTGTTGTAGCTTTGCTGAGGCATAACGGTTTGGTTGCTGCTTAA